From the genome of Vibrio navarrensis, one region includes:
- a CDS encoding mechanosensitive ion channel family protein — translation MQIFDLNVSESLIHKVVLAVVMYLIYRLFKHLIGKTIVALANTKQAHASRTAFILRSVNIALLFVFASLYLIATGVGYGDVSLFLSSIFAVLGVALVAQWSILSNITASFLIFFVFPYRVGDLIKVVEKDEDVRGKIIDITMFHVLIQHESGTVITYPNNLILQKGVLKLSAPAKTKSKSRLYTRIGK, via the coding sequence ATGCAGATATTTGACCTCAACGTCTCAGAATCTCTGATACATAAAGTGGTATTGGCGGTGGTGATGTATCTTATCTACCGCCTGTTCAAGCACCTGATAGGCAAAACGATTGTCGCGCTCGCCAACACCAAACAGGCGCATGCTTCACGCACCGCGTTCATTCTGCGCAGCGTCAATATCGCCTTACTGTTCGTTTTTGCCTCGCTGTACCTTATCGCTACCGGCGTCGGTTATGGCGATGTGTCGCTGTTTCTCTCTTCGATCTTCGCCGTGCTTGGCGTGGCCTTGGTGGCGCAGTGGTCGATTCTCAGCAACATCACCGCCAGTTTTCTGATCTTTTTCGTTTTTCCTTATCGCGTCGGCGATTTGATTAAAGTGGTGGAAAAAGATGAAGATGTGCGGGGCAAAATCATTGATATCACCATGTTCCATGTGTTGATCCAGCATGAATCGGGCACCGTCATCACCTACCCGAATAACCTGATTTTACAAAAAGGGGTGCTCAAACTGTCTGCGCCTGCCAAAACCAAAAGCAAATCTCGTCTCTACACTCGTATTGGTAAATAG
- a CDS encoding AraC family transcriptional regulator yields MNTHFAITHYRGNKLQMLRNVAILSPSIIQVRTGSKRLYWQESTLELNQRHLLYCPASQKLTFENLPAHGQFASRQFSFSLLPEPAMLELSQTRATSDGPVRKTSPSILHSLDILASLNTQELTLATQAYWLLGLYQQLAEAGKLHLLFPLGAARFEQKLSEFIAAEPGKNHQIEDACHHFALSKATLIRRLKEEGTQYRQVLTNVRLGHALNLMQNGVRSSGELALMCGYQSTERFTQRFRQRFGLTPREYLKTLPS; encoded by the coding sequence ATGAACACGCACTTTGCTATCACCCATTACCGCGGCAACAAACTGCAAATGCTGCGTAATGTCGCCATTCTCTCTCCCAGCATCATTCAGGTACGCACAGGCAGCAAACGGCTGTATTGGCAGGAAAGCACGCTGGAGCTCAACCAGCGCCATTTGCTCTACTGCCCAGCGTCGCAAAAGCTCACTTTTGAAAATTTACCCGCACACGGACAATTTGCCTCACGACAGTTTAGCTTTTCTCTTTTGCCCGAGCCGGCGATGTTAGAGCTCAGTCAAACGCGGGCGACATCAGACGGACCGGTGCGCAAAACTTCGCCGAGTATTCTGCACAGCTTGGATATCCTTGCCTCGCTCAACACCCAAGAACTCACTTTAGCCACACAGGCTTATTGGCTGTTAGGGCTATACCAGCAACTTGCAGAAGCGGGGAAATTGCACCTTCTCTTTCCACTCGGCGCGGCGCGCTTTGAACAAAAGCTCAGTGAGTTCATCGCTGCCGAACCCGGAAAAAATCATCAGATTGAGGATGCCTGCCACCACTTTGCCCTGAGTAAAGCCACCTTGATTCGCCGACTCAAAGAGGAAGGTACTCAGTATCGCCAAGTGCTGACTAACGTCCGGCTTGGCCACGCGCTTAACCTGATGCAAAACGGGGTTCGTTCTAGTGGCGAACTGGCTCTCATGTGTGGTTATCAATCCACCGAACGTTTCACCCAACGCTTTCGTCAGCGTTTTGGTCTCACGCCGCGTGAATACCTCAAAACGCTGCCAAGTTAG
- a CDS encoding YbhB/YbcL family Raf kinase inhibitor-like protein — protein sequence MKTLLTTALAVSAFCSASAMAATFTLTSQDIAEGHKMHRSFEYAGFGCQGDNLSPQLSWQNVPEGTKSFAITAYDPDAPTGSGWWHWSVINLPASLASLPRGADMTKLGAREMRNDYGQHAFGGACPPKGHGMHRYQFTVWALPEEKLALDENSSAALVGFMLNSMTLGKATLTATYVR from the coding sequence ATGAAAACGTTACTTACAACCGCTCTAGCCGTCAGCGCCTTTTGTTCAGCCAGTGCCATGGCAGCCACCTTTACCTTAACCAGCCAAGATATTGCGGAAGGACACAAGATGCACCGCAGTTTCGAATACGCCGGATTTGGCTGCCAAGGCGATAACCTGTCACCTCAGTTGAGCTGGCAAAACGTTCCAGAAGGGACTAAAAGCTTCGCCATCACCGCCTACGACCCCGATGCACCAACAGGCAGTGGCTGGTGGCACTGGTCGGTGATCAACCTGCCCGCCAGTTTGGCTTCATTGCCTCGCGGTGCGGATATGACCAAACTCGGGGCACGCGAAATGCGAAATGATTACGGCCAACACGCTTTCGGCGGCGCTTGTCCACCCAAAGGCCATGGAATGCATCGCTACCAGTTCACCGTTTGGGCACTGCCTGAAGAGAAACTGGCACTAGATGAAAACAGCTCTGCGGCGTTAGTTGGTTTTATGCTCAATAGCATGACACTTGGCAAAGCCACGTTAACCGCCACTTACGTGCGCTAA
- the soxR gene encoding redox-sensitive transcriptional activator SoxR, protein MEMSVGDVAKRAGVKVSALHFYEQKGLISSWRNAGNQRRYHRSVLRRIAVIKAAQQVGLSLEEIAEALAELPKHQAPTKQQWEVMATSWHDKLELRIAQLKALQQELGGCIGCGCLSLESCNLRNPKDEKAAQHCGESLLTNPQDEDFQ, encoded by the coding sequence ATGGAAATGAGTGTCGGCGACGTGGCAAAGCGTGCCGGAGTCAAAGTCTCTGCATTGCATTTTTACGAGCAAAAAGGGTTGATCAGCAGTTGGCGCAATGCGGGCAATCAGCGCCGATATCATCGCAGTGTTTTACGTCGCATCGCGGTAATTAAAGCGGCGCAGCAAGTGGGTTTATCGCTGGAAGAAATCGCTGAAGCGCTGGCCGAGTTGCCCAAACACCAAGCGCCAACCAAGCAGCAGTGGGAAGTGATGGCAACCAGTTGGCATGACAAGCTAGAACTGCGCATCGCCCAGCTAAAAGCTCTGCAACAGGAACTTGGTGGGTGTATTGGCTGCGGCTGCCTATCGTTAGAAAGCTGCAATTTACGCAATCCGAAAGATGAAAAAGCGGCCCAGCATTGCGGAGAAAGCCTACTGACCAATCCGCAAGATGAAGATTTTCAGTAA
- a CDS encoding cryptochrome/photolyase family protein, whose translation MKFDTLRLILGDQLNREHSWFQQPNENTLYVMAELAQETGYVKHHVQKICAFFAAMRAFAQELRQAGHHVCYFTLDESAAYADLPALLHALCDSHSIRYFEYQQPDEYRLHQQLAALALPVESLRCIDSEHFLLPFSDISNHFKPGQHRLMEHFYRQMRKQSGILLDTDGKPEGGKWNYDGKNRRKLSAKDIAELPKPLEFRNDVRPILSLLEKHQVDHFGQADPWLLWPINRAQSLTLLAHFCQVCLPRFGYFQDAMTGEHESQWSLYHSRLSFAINSKILSPREVIDAAIRAYHQAKGAIDIAQIEGFVRQILGWREYVRGVYWSNMPHYATLNYWQASRPLPSYFWTGKTKMRCLQHALTQSLQHAYAHHIQRLMVIGNFALLSQCHPDEVDAWYLGVYIDALEWVEMPNTRGMALFADGGIVGTKPYTASGAYIDKMSDYCKKCHYQVKQRSGTGSCPFNSLYWHFVHQHDALFSQHPRLGMVYRNWLTKPEHEQQAILETAKHYLIHLESL comes from the coding sequence ATGAAATTTGACACGCTACGCCTGATTTTGGGTGATCAACTCAATCGAGAACACTCCTGGTTTCAGCAGCCCAATGAAAACACTTTATATGTGATGGCTGAGCTTGCTCAGGAAACGGGCTACGTGAAGCATCACGTGCAAAAAATCTGCGCCTTTTTCGCGGCGATGCGCGCCTTCGCGCAGGAGCTGCGACAGGCTGGCCACCACGTCTGCTATTTCACTCTTGATGAATCGGCGGCTTACGCCGATCTGCCTGCGCTCTTGCATGCCCTTTGTGATTCGCACTCCATTCGCTATTTTGAATATCAGCAGCCAGATGAGTACCGCCTGCATCAACAGCTCGCTGCATTAGCTTTGCCGGTAGAGAGCCTTCGCTGCATCGATAGCGAACACTTTTTGCTGCCGTTTAGCGATATTTCAAACCATTTTAAGCCCGGTCAACATCGACTGATGGAGCATTTCTACCGTCAGATGCGCAAGCAAAGCGGCATTTTACTCGATACGGATGGAAAGCCCGAAGGCGGCAAATGGAATTACGACGGCAAAAATCGCCGTAAACTAAGCGCCAAAGATATTGCCGAACTGCCCAAACCGCTTGAGTTTCGCAACGACGTTCGGCCGATTTTATCGCTGCTCGAAAAACATCAGGTCGACCATTTTGGTCAAGCCGACCCGTGGCTGCTCTGGCCAATCAACCGCGCCCAGTCGCTTACCTTGCTGGCGCATTTTTGCCAAGTCTGTCTGCCAAGATTTGGCTATTTTCAGGATGCGATGACGGGCGAGCATGAGAGCCAGTGGAGCCTATACCACAGTCGACTCTCCTTTGCGATTAACAGCAAAATACTCTCGCCCCGAGAGGTGATTGACGCGGCCATTCGCGCTTATCATCAAGCCAAAGGGGCCATCGACATCGCGCAGATTGAAGGCTTTGTTCGCCAGATCCTTGGCTGGCGCGAGTACGTGCGCGGGGTTTACTGGAGCAATATGCCGCACTACGCGACGCTCAATTACTGGCAAGCTTCGCGTCCGCTCCCGAGTTATTTCTGGACAGGCAAAACCAAAATGCGCTGCCTGCAACACGCACTGACGCAATCTCTGCAACACGCCTACGCGCACCATATCCAGCGCTTGATGGTGATTGGCAATTTTGCGCTGCTTAGCCAGTGCCACCCCGATGAAGTGGATGCGTGGTATCTCGGCGTCTACATCGACGCATTAGAGTGGGTAGAAATGCCCAACACTCGCGGCATGGCGCTGTTTGCCGATGGCGGAATTGTCGGTACTAAACCCTACACTGCCAGCGGCGCATACATCGACAAGATGAGTGATTATTGCAAAAAGTGCCACTATCAGGTAAAGCAGCGCAGCGGCACGGGTTCTTGCCCGTTCAACAGCCTCTATTGGCACTTTGTTCATCAACATGATGCGCTGTTTAGCCAACATCCTCGTCTTGGCATGGTGTATCGTAACTGGTTAACCAAGCCCGAACATGAACAGCAAGCGATACTGGAAACGGCCAAGCACTATTTGATCCATCTAGAGAGCTTGTAG
- a CDS encoding efflux RND transporter periplasmic adaptor subunit produces MLHKSVRWLVPVALLGSSYLGYQAIAAHGPVVEEKKVESKQPTVEVAGLFPTNHRVLITSHGELVPFEVTRLSAQVSGEVTSWHANFVSGGIVKRGEVLFTIESDNYEAAVLQAEAALASAQATLIEERAKAKVAEKQASKLSDKQVSDLYLRKPQLLSAEAQVKSAQAALKRAKRDLQNCKVIAPYDALVVSRNLGVGQFISAGSEVAVLNNIEAGEIHLPIAGFDSAFLPEKLSDLNALVTLDGIQKTQREGKVVRDQGLIDSATRMTNVVVRISDPYGINSKQPAIKFGSYVEVNFAGKELKHIYRLPQELVNNRTVWVVNENNELQPRTVNVLRAEGEFMLIAEGIEQSDQLVLTVPEYPQKGMTVKLLSAEADSNDKQG; encoded by the coding sequence ATGTTACACAAATCCGTTCGTTGGCTAGTCCCAGTCGCTCTGCTGGGTAGCTCCTATCTTGGTTATCAGGCTATCGCGGCACATGGTCCGGTGGTTGAAGAGAAAAAAGTCGAATCAAAGCAACCGACGGTTGAAGTCGCAGGTTTGTTTCCCACCAATCATCGCGTGCTCATTACCAGCCATGGTGAGTTAGTGCCGTTTGAAGTTACTCGACTCTCGGCACAAGTGTCGGGCGAGGTGACCTCGTGGCATGCGAACTTTGTCAGCGGTGGCATCGTCAAGCGGGGCGAAGTGCTGTTCACCATCGAAAGTGACAACTACGAAGCGGCTGTGTTACAAGCCGAAGCGGCATTGGCCAGCGCACAGGCTACGCTGATTGAAGAGCGAGCCAAAGCGAAAGTTGCAGAGAAGCAAGCGAGTAAACTGAGTGATAAGCAAGTTTCCGACCTCTACTTACGCAAACCGCAATTGCTCAGTGCTGAAGCGCAGGTGAAATCCGCACAGGCGGCATTAAAACGCGCCAAGCGCGATCTGCAAAACTGCAAAGTGATTGCGCCATACGATGCGTTAGTCGTGTCACGTAACTTAGGTGTCGGCCAGTTTATTTCGGCGGGCAGTGAGGTCGCGGTACTTAACAATATCGAAGCTGGCGAAATCCACTTACCGATTGCGGGGTTCGACAGTGCCTTTTTGCCGGAGAAGCTTTCTGATCTAAACGCTTTGGTGACGTTGGATGGTATTCAAAAAACGCAGCGCGAAGGCAAGGTAGTGCGCGATCAAGGCTTGATCGATTCAGCCACGCGGATGACCAATGTGGTGGTGCGCATTAGCGATCCCTACGGGATCAACAGTAAGCAGCCAGCGATCAAATTTGGCTCTTACGTTGAAGTGAACTTTGCGGGTAAAGAGCTCAAACATATTTACCGCTTGCCTCAAGAGTTGGTCAACAATCGAACGGTTTGGGTGGTTAATGAAAACAATGAGTTACAACCAAGAACGGTCAATGTATTACGCGCTGAAGGGGAGTTCATGCTCATCGCCGAAGGCATTGAACAGAGTGACCAACTGGTGTTGACTGTGCCTGAATATCCGCAAAAAGGCATGACGGTAAAGTTATTGTCCGCTGAGGCCGACAGCAACGACAAGCAAGGTTAA